In the Theobroma cacao cultivar B97-61/B2 chromosome 1, Criollo_cocoa_genome_V2, whole genome shotgun sequence genome, one interval contains:
- the LOC108661382 gene encoding uncharacterized protein K02A2.6-like, with product MALKRIGLGNVVGAYEIDALSALTAQVAILTKRCQRVGNISRRHEMPLNNFLEIEIFDVWGIDFMGPFIPSYNNKYLLVDIDDVSKWVEAATFPHNDSKVVMNFIKKNILTQFNIPRAIVNDEGSHYCNKYFDALRAKYGVKHKVAMAYHPQTSG from the exons ATGGCACTCAAAAGGATTGGTCTTGGAAACGTTGTTGGAGCCTATGAGATTGATGCACTTAGTGCCTTGACTGCACAAGTAGCTATACTAACCAAAAG ATGCCAAAGAGTGGGTAATATATCAAGGAGACACGAGATGCCTCTCAACAACTTCCTTgaaatagaaatttttgatGTGTGGGGTATTGACTTCATGGGTCCATTCATACCTTCATACAATAATAAATACCTCTTAGTTGATATTGATGATGTCTCTAAATGGGTTGAAGCTGCAACCTTTCCTCATAATGACTCCAAAgtggtgatgaatttcatcaagaaaaatattttaactcAATTCAACATTCCAAGGGCAATTGTTAATGATGAGGGTAGTCACTAttgtaataaatattttgatgcaCTTCGTGCAAAATATGGAGTTAAACACAAGGTTGCAATGGCTTACCATCCTCAAACTAGTGGTTAA